From Candidatus Protochlamydia phocaeensis, one genomic window encodes:
- a CDS encoding TIGR01777 family oxidoreductase, producing the protein MNQFEQSCLFNFPAQEVFDWHKQPGAFERLRPPWMDIEVVDQQGQGIQDGVRVTIKAKLGAISGTQEIVHFDYMEGRQFKDRQLKGPFSYWEHSHLVKALNAQQSQMEDVIQYILPVGLRPFEGIIHPWLQGQLKRVFRYRYATLNQDLNRHQGAKPMKILVTGSSGLVGSALIPFLTTGHHEVIRLVRARADLRSHEVAWDPERGIINPELLEGLDAVIHLAGENIAGIWTSRKKKRIFESRVQGTRLLCRALSQLHYPPSVLVCASAVGYYGNQGDHILTEKSPKGQGFLADICEQWEEATQAAKEKGIRTVNLRIGMVLSPRGGGLKQMLTPFNLGLGGEMGSGEQYISWIAIDDLIGAIYYALRQSSLSGPVNAVSPHPVTNREFTSILGKVLHRPTVFKIPSFVLKWICGEMADEVLLASQRALPEELSDKGFQFYYPNLEQALRRLLGKEE; encoded by the coding sequence ATGAATCAGTTTGAGCAGAGCTGTCTTTTTAACTTCCCGGCACAGGAAGTGTTTGATTGGCATAAACAGCCTGGCGCCTTTGAAAGGCTGAGGCCGCCTTGGATGGATATTGAAGTGGTCGATCAACAGGGGCAAGGCATTCAAGATGGCGTGCGGGTAACGATCAAAGCTAAGCTAGGCGCCATTAGTGGGACGCAAGAAATTGTGCATTTCGATTATATGGAGGGAAGGCAGTTTAAAGATAGGCAGCTCAAAGGACCTTTTTCTTACTGGGAACACAGCCATCTTGTTAAGGCCTTAAATGCCCAGCAGTCGCAAATGGAAGATGTGATCCAATACATTCTTCCCGTTGGATTACGCCCTTTTGAAGGGATCATCCATCCCTGGCTTCAGGGACAGCTCAAGCGCGTCTTCAGATATCGTTATGCAACTCTTAACCAAGATCTAAATAGACATCAAGGAGCGAAGCCAATGAAAATATTAGTTACAGGATCTTCCGGTTTGGTTGGATCGGCTTTGATTCCCTTCTTAACAACAGGCCATCATGAGGTAATCAGGCTTGTTAGGGCGCGGGCAGATCTGCGCTCTCACGAAGTCGCCTGGGATCCTGAGCGTGGAATTATTAATCCTGAATTATTAGAAGGGTTAGATGCTGTGATACATCTTGCCGGGGAAAATATTGCGGGAATATGGACGTCGCGAAAAAAAAAGCGCATTTTTGAAAGCCGAGTGCAAGGCACCCGTTTGCTTTGCCGGGCCCTCAGCCAGCTCCACTATCCCCCTTCCGTGCTCGTCTGCGCCTCAGCGGTTGGCTATTATGGCAATCAAGGAGATCATATCCTGACTGAGAAGAGTCCTAAAGGACAAGGGTTTTTAGCCGATATCTGTGAGCAGTGGGAAGAGGCCACGCAAGCCGCTAAAGAAAAGGGAATTCGAACGGTCAATCTCCGGATAGGAATGGTGCTAAGTCCCAGAGGAGGAGGATTAAAACAAATGCTGACGCCTTTCAATCTCGGATTGGGGGGCGAAATGGGGAGCGGGGAGCAATATATTAGTTGGATTGCAATTGACGATCTAATTGGAGCTATCTACTATGCTCTGCGCCAATCCTCCCTCTCCGGTCCTGTCAATGCCGTTAGTCCCCATCCCGTGACTAATCGGGAGTTTACTTCAATTTTAGGAAAAGTATTGCATCGTCCGACTGTCTTTAAGATTCCCTCTTTTGTATTAAAATGGATATGCGGGGAAATGGCGGATGAGGTGCTGCTGGCTAGCCAAAGAGCGCTGCCAGAGGAATTGTCCGATAAGGGATTTCAATTTTATTATCCCAATTTAGAGCAGGCGCTGAGGCGTCTATTGGGAAAAGAAGAATAA
- a CDS encoding SDR family oxidoreductase, whose translation MDTNKKAILLTGATGYIGGRLLKLLEKENNDLRCLVREPHNLAGRLDPRTRLVKGNVLDKDSLLGAMQGIEIAYYLVHSMGADKNFQEQDKQGAIYFAEAASACGVKKIIYLGGLGDSSRQPLSSHLESRQEVGECLRASAQGVQVLEFRASIVIGAGSLSFEMIRALCERLPILITPKWVWTLAQPISIQDVLVYLRKAIDIEMVGHQIFEIGGKDQVSYGGIMMGYIHQRGLHRWLVPVPVLTPRLSSLWLGLVTPLYARVGRKLIESAKYPTVVTDDRAERLFQVHPMGIKEAIALALEEEDRQLRETHWADALSSSGVQPVWSGVRFGNRIIDMRSIHTSASPEDAFTPIRRLGGKAGWYYGNILWRIRGFLDLLVGGVGLRRGRRDPNQLRVGDFLDFWRVEAIEPNHRLLLKAEMKLPGRAWLEFIVEPTSHGSLIRQSAIFDPVGLGGLLYWYVLYPIHHFIFIGMLKGIAKEAEKISLRGADKPKKSRWR comes from the coding sequence ATGGATACGAATAAGAAAGCCATTTTATTGACCGGAGCGACAGGATATATTGGAGGAAGGCTTCTTAAGCTATTGGAAAAAGAAAATAATGATTTGCGCTGTCTGGTGCGCGAGCCGCACAACCTGGCAGGCCGTCTTGATCCTCGGACACGGCTTGTCAAAGGCAATGTTCTAGACAAGGATTCCTTGCTTGGAGCGATGCAGGGGATTGAGATTGCCTACTATCTTGTTCATTCGATGGGCGCTGATAAAAATTTTCAAGAACAGGACAAGCAAGGGGCGATTTACTTCGCAGAGGCTGCTTCCGCCTGCGGGGTAAAAAAGATTATTTATTTAGGCGGGTTAGGAGACAGCAGCCGGCAGCCGCTGTCTTCCCATTTAGAAAGCCGGCAGGAAGTTGGAGAGTGTTTACGCGCTAGCGCCCAAGGTGTACAAGTGTTGGAATTTAGAGCTTCCATTGTCATTGGGGCGGGAAGTTTGTCTTTTGAAATGATTCGCGCTTTATGCGAGCGCCTTCCCATTTTGATCACTCCTAAATGGGTATGGACATTGGCCCAGCCGATTTCCATACAGGATGTCTTGGTTTATCTGCGCAAGGCAATAGATATAGAAATGGTTGGGCATCAAATCTTTGAGATTGGAGGAAAGGATCAAGTCTCTTATGGTGGAATTATGATGGGGTACATTCACCAGCGCGGACTGCATCGCTGGTTAGTGCCTGTTCCCGTGCTGACTCCTCGCTTGTCTAGCCTTTGGTTGGGGTTGGTTACTCCTTTATATGCACGAGTGGGGCGTAAGTTGATTGAAAGCGCTAAATATCCCACCGTTGTGACTGATGATCGGGCCGAGCGTTTATTTCAAGTCCATCCGATGGGAATTAAAGAGGCGATTGCTCTTGCCCTAGAGGAAGAAGATCGGCAATTGAGAGAGACACATTGGGCAGATGCGCTTTCTTCATCAGGCGTGCAGCCTGTTTGGTCTGGGGTGCGTTTTGGCAACCGCATTATAGATATGCGCTCTATTCACACATCTGCTAGTCCGGAAGATGCTTTCACTCCTATACGCCGTTTAGGGGGCAAGGCCGGATGGTATTATGGCAACATCCTATGGCGGATAAGGGGGTTTTTAGATTTGCTCGTGGGAGGTGTTGGATTGAGGCGAGGAAGACGCGATCCGAATCAGTTGCGGGTTGGAGATTTTTTAGATTTTTGGCGTGTGGAAGCCATTGAGCCCAATCATCGTCTGCTTCTCAAAGCCGAAATGAAGCTGCCGGGAAGGGCTTGGCTTGAATTCATCGTTGAGCCAACTTCTCATGGATCGCTGATTCGGCAAAGCGCCATTTTTGATCCCGTCGGACTTGGCGGACTTCTATATTGGTATGTGCTTTATCCGATTCATCATTTCATTTTTATAGGAATGTTGAAAGGAATAGCCAAAGAGGCCGAAAAAATTAGCCTTCGTGGTGCTGATAAACCAAAAAAGAGCAGGTGGAGATGA
- a CDS encoding cryptochrome/photolyase family protein has product MSIKPSIVWFRRDLRLEDQPALMAAMRKGGPVIPLFIWAPEEEGEWAPGAASRWWLHYSLASLQKELSSLGLSLVIRQHLSLQVILDLIKQTGADSVFWTRRYEPLIVQRDASIKAELQKQGIKAMSFNGSLLFEPWTVANKQSHPFQVFTPFWKKCLSLGEPEPPLERPCAALAYAEKIDSDSLEDLSLLPKIRWDAGLEEMWCPGSKGARAHLVNGLEHIIGHYMDMRDRPDLKGTTELSPYLHFGEISPRVIWQGVRQKFGYEHPGAQAYLRQLGWREFAYHLLYHFPRTPSFPLKEAFMSFAWNRPGPALKAWQKGQTGYPIIDAGMRQLWKTGWMHNRVRMIAASFLVKDLLIPWQEGAAWFWNTLVDADLANNTLGWQWVAGCGADAAPYFRIFNPVSQGEKFDPLGHYVRKWVPELQWLPDKWIHQPWAAPDEIIRRAGVQLGIDYPNPIVDHAQAREKALEAYAKL; this is encoded by the coding sequence ATGTCGATCAAGCCTTCGATTGTATGGTTTAGACGGGATTTGCGGCTTGAAGATCAGCCTGCTTTGATGGCTGCTATGCGGAAAGGAGGACCGGTCATTCCTTTATTTATTTGGGCTCCCGAAGAAGAAGGAGAATGGGCACCTGGGGCTGCCAGCCGGTGGTGGTTGCATTATTCGCTTGCCAGCTTGCAAAAAGAGTTATCGTCCTTAGGGCTTTCCCTTGTTATTCGTCAGCATTTATCTCTCCAGGTTATTTTAGACCTGATCAAACAAACGGGGGCTGACAGTGTCTTTTGGACGCGTCGCTATGAGCCGCTTATTGTGCAGCGCGATGCCTCTATTAAGGCGGAGCTGCAAAAACAAGGAATAAAAGCGATGAGTTTTAATGGCTCTTTGTTATTTGAGCCTTGGACTGTTGCCAATAAGCAGAGTCATCCCTTTCAAGTCTTTACTCCTTTCTGGAAAAAATGCTTAAGTTTGGGAGAGCCTGAGCCTCCGCTGGAAAGGCCGTGTGCAGCGCTGGCCTATGCGGAAAAAATCGATTCGGACTCTTTAGAGGATTTATCTTTGCTTCCCAAGATTCGCTGGGATGCGGGCCTTGAAGAGATGTGGTGCCCAGGTTCGAAAGGAGCGCGTGCTCATCTTGTAAATGGGTTAGAGCATATCATTGGCCATTATATGGATATGCGCGACCGTCCGGACTTGAAGGGGACGACCGAGCTATCACCTTATCTGCATTTTGGGGAAATCTCTCCTCGCGTGATTTGGCAGGGAGTACGCCAGAAGTTCGGCTATGAACATCCAGGGGCACAAGCGTATTTAAGGCAGCTGGGGTGGAGGGAGTTCGCCTATCATTTGCTTTATCATTTTCCCCGCACTCCTAGCTTTCCTTTGAAAGAAGCCTTTATGTCTTTTGCCTGGAACCGTCCGGGGCCAGCGCTAAAGGCATGGCAAAAGGGACAGACCGGCTATCCCATCATTGATGCCGGGATGAGGCAGCTATGGAAGACAGGGTGGATGCATAACCGTGTGCGTATGATTGCAGCCTCTTTTCTGGTTAAAGATCTATTAATTCCCTGGCAGGAAGGGGCAGCGTGGTTTTGGAACACATTGGTCGATGCCGATTTGGCCAATAATACGCTGGGCTGGCAGTGGGTCGCTGGCTGCGGAGCGGACGCTGCGCCTTATTTCCGCATTTTCAATCCCGTGTCTCAAGGCGAAAAGTTCGATCCTCTTGGACATTACGTAAGAAAGTGGGTGCCGGAGCTTCAATGGCTTCCCGACAAATGGATCCATCAGCCTTGGGCCGCTCCTGATGAAATCATCAGGCGAGCAGGCGTGCAGCTTGGCATCGATTATCCAAACCCCATTGTTGATCACGCGCAAGCTCGCGAAAAAGCGCTTGAGGCTTATGCCAAACTCTAA
- a CDS encoding F-box protein: protein MNNINTCSIYLPNEIISHILSYADEQTLGSASRVCKNWYGICHDAYFEGWKLCHARIWREPVRTTKEYPDAFAVMRARFSLLNFPFIRWNLKELGYRISSVADGILAIRHYKANKLAPMAYLVPVPGELRPQMHVLFQEWYAKIAELYFEEKKEEARYLIQEIAYTFHDANKHTELTHLRHHVFLMLLSTEMQNEERKLAYYTFKNLFISDASLIAYLSPMQEKWEFLYTSALYDFPELMQACLALNPLELQEDGIILLEAAASNKHFGILHQLLSHQPPLPCTNPHNPCDTPLHALCRLDENKMDEEEMQAWLHFTTLLMERGCSLFQVDEQNEETPLQIACKHANPAMLRHLLKSLPKDTPKDTLKALVNYFFTNLDEETADEIYDEFPKWLLTLQVILDYQPELKNEINLNNLLHFYPKMLPALLIYTDPQDKTYLNHLFKAFLIAHFTYVHNLVRDHGEHPEFLFEQLNNRFDLMREQFELFSESIDKNEQNEKQETVLHMVILSLKRIENVLEVYEIDSHSDVFQLCETHYLTLCRPLASLDNFQIQDANGKQPLDLANQFGYQKFCGFLSSLSDYKMDIDSKL from the coding sequence ATGAATAATATAAATACTTGTTCAATTTATTTACCAAATGAAATAATTTCCCATATTCTTTCTTATGCCGACGAGCAAACCCTTGGATCCGCCAGCCGTGTGTGCAAAAACTGGTATGGGATTTGCCATGACGCTTATTTTGAAGGATGGAAATTATGCCACGCGCGCATTTGGAGAGAGCCTGTCCGTACAACTAAAGAGTATCCGGATGCTTTTGCTGTGATGCGGGCGCGTTTTAGCCTTTTAAATTTCCCTTTTATTAGATGGAATTTGAAGGAATTAGGCTATCGCATTTCTTCTGTGGCGGATGGCATTTTAGCGATCAGACACTATAAAGCGAATAAACTTGCTCCCATGGCATATCTTGTGCCGGTCCCAGGAGAGCTGCGCCCCCAGATGCATGTTCTTTTTCAGGAATGGTATGCCAAAATAGCCGAGCTTTACTTCGAAGAAAAGAAAGAAGAAGCGCGCTACCTGATTCAAGAGATTGCCTATACTTTTCATGACGCCAATAAACATACCGAACTGACACACCTTCGCCATCACGTCTTTTTGATGCTCCTTAGCACCGAAATGCAAAATGAAGAGAGAAAATTGGCGTATTATACCTTTAAAAACCTTTTTATTTCCGATGCCTCTCTGATCGCTTATTTAAGCCCGATGCAAGAAAAATGGGAATTTTTGTACACAAGTGCGCTATATGACTTCCCTGAATTAATGCAAGCTTGCTTGGCACTCAATCCTCTCGAACTTCAAGAGGATGGCATTATCTTGCTAGAAGCAGCGGCAAGCAATAAGCATTTCGGTATTTTGCATCAGCTCTTATCGCACCAGCCTCCCCTTCCCTGCACAAATCCGCACAATCCTTGCGATACTCCTTTGCACGCTTTATGCAGGCTCGATGAGAATAAGATGGACGAAGAAGAGATGCAAGCCTGGCTACATTTTACAACACTTTTAATGGAGCGAGGCTGCTCTTTATTTCAAGTAGATGAGCAAAATGAAGAGACTCCTTTACAAATCGCATGCAAGCATGCCAATCCAGCCATGCTCAGGCACCTTTTAAAGTCCTTGCCTAAAGACACTCCTAAAGACACACTAAAAGCGCTTGTGAATTATTTTTTTACAAATCTAGACGAAGAGACTGCGGATGAAATCTATGACGAATTTCCTAAATGGCTCCTGACACTTCAAGTCATTCTTGATTATCAGCCAGAATTAAAAAATGAAATTAACTTAAATAATCTTTTGCATTTTTATCCAAAAATGCTCCCTGCCTTGCTCATCTATACCGATCCGCAAGACAAAACGTACCTTAACCATCTTTTTAAAGCCTTTTTAATCGCGCATTTTACCTATGTACACAATCTTGTTAGAGATCATGGAGAACATCCCGAATTTCTTTTTGAACAATTAAATAACCGCTTCGATTTAATGCGCGAACAGTTTGAACTTTTTTCTGAGAGCATTGATAAAAATGAGCAAAATGAGAAGCAAGAGACGGTCCTGCATATGGTCATTCTTTCGCTGAAAAGGATCGAAAACGTTTTAGAAGTCTATGAGATCGACTCCCATTCAGATGTATTTCAGTTATGCGAAACCCATTATCTTACCCTGTGCCGCCCATTAGCCAGTTTAGATAATTTTCAAATTCAAGACGCTAACGGCAAACAACCGCTTGACCTTGCAAACCAATTTGGCTATCAAAAATTCTGCGGTTTTCTTTCAAGCTTATCTGACTATAAAATGGACATAGACTCAAAGCTTTAG